The proteins below come from a single Ictalurus furcatus strain D&B chromosome 27, Billie_1.0, whole genome shotgun sequence genomic window:
- the polr2m gene encoding protein GRINL1A gives MERQGLIGDLESKSKEQLCELLSRQEKLLNNKRFVQTLPDKGKKISEFVGRVRHALANKEEEEKKQASLASVRTEFQARYQQALSLRQHVVSTDVRTARTRLEENEDSMNTEPSHLGEAVGRVDGENSSKSLCIDSPYVRQSTSGDTAASGNADRATDMDLTVAFERVTLSEESSVPPRDSTRNPFLGSQQQKKPHYIEVLERSDVYVTKPRFRPNQIPVKSASPSPGESPGRVTPLSAEARRQRDRKHLDDITAAKLPPLHYSPAQLLSLEESVTLAKEQTKKYQELQAKLAAQKLTESLTVSMNSYNPEGGALAACREVHDDGAFSEED, from the exons ATGGAGCGCCAGGGTTTAATCGGTGACCTGGAGAGCAAGAGTAAAGAGCAGCTGTGTGAACTACTGTCACGGCAAGAAAAGTTACTAAACAATAA GCGGTTCGTTCAAACGCTTCCTGACAAAGGAAAGAAGATTTCTGAGTTTGTGGGGAGAGTCCGCCATGCTCTAGCAAataaggaagaagaagagaagaagcagGCCAGCTTGGCCTCTGTGCGAACAGAATTTCAGGCCAGATACCAGCAGGCTTTGTCTCTGCGCCAGCATGTTGTCTCCACTGATGTACGTACTGCTAGAACAAGGCTTGAAGAGAATGAGGACTCGATGAATACAGAGCCATCCCACCTGGGGGAAGCTGTGGGCAGAGTGGATGGTGAAAACAGCTCCAAGTCCCTCTGTATAGACAGTCCCTATGTGAGACAGAGTACATCTGGAGACACAGCAGCATCCGGGAATGCAGATAGAGCTACAGACATGGATCTCACGGTGGCATTTGAACGGGTCACTTTATCCGAGGAGAGCAGTGTTCCTCCCAGAGACTCCACTAGAAATCCTTTCTTGGGctcacagcagcagaagaagccACATTACATAGAAGTGTTGGAGAGATCAGACGTATATGTGACAAAACCTCGATTCAGGCCCAATCA AATCCCAGTGAAGTCAGCCTCTCCATCTCCTGGTGAGTCCCCTGGCCGTGTTACCCCTCTCAGTGCTGAGGCCCGGAGACAGAGGGACAGGAAGCACCTTGATGACATCACAGCTGCCAAGCTTCCTCCGCTGCACTACAGCCCTGCACAGTTACTGTCACTGGAGGAGTCCGTCACCCTTGCAAAGGAGCAGACAAAGAAGTATCAG GAGCTGCAAGCCAAACTGGCTGCCCAGAAGCTGACAGAGAGTCTGACTGTCAGTATGAACAGCTATAATCCTGAGGGGGGTGCTCTGGCTGCATGCAGAGAGGTACATGATGATGGGGCCTTCTCAGAGGAAGACTGA